CTCAAACTCATCTCCAGGGTCCGCGAGATCTCTTCCGGCTTCAGCTTCTTGCTCAACGTCAAAACCTTCCGATACGCCTTGATGTAGCGATCACAGGCCTCTTCCGAATGAGACGTCTTTCTCGCAATCTCCGGGGTCTGATAACCCTCCCGGTACAAGCGAATGATGATCTTCTTGTGAGTGACCGCTCTTCCTATGTCATGAACAATCCCTCGGCTCGGTAAGATCTCTCCCGTCTTCTCCATATACTCCCTCACCTGCTTGCTCACCGTCCCTGTGGACAGATGAAGAAGAAAGGCCAGATCACTGTGAGTCAAAAGCGCTCCCTGCTCAAAAGCTTCCCGGAACAACCGCGCCATCTTCTTCTCTTTGATCTCTCGGTCCGAATACCCCTGCTGCTTCCTCTCTAAATCTTCAGAAGAGATCAACGTCAACACCACTGGAGTCAGAGAAGTGTTTTTGCTTCCTCTTCCATAATGAGGCTTCTCTTCCTTCTTCGCCCCATACCACAACACCTGACCCACCTCCATCCTCCAGGGATCCTTCCAACATCGATCCATGACCTTCAGAATATCTTGAGCAAACATCTCCTGGATCTTCTCCCCAGCAATGAACTGATACTCCTTCTTCAATAAATCAATGATCGCTCCCTTGATGGAGTGATTCACCTTGTTCTCGATCATGGGAGGCACTCTCATCTCTTTGATCTCCTCGATCTGACGGATCCTTTCCTCGTTTTCTTCCTCTGGATTTCCTTGACCTTTCTTTTTTTTCGATAGATCTCCCTCAACTGATCCAGCCTCTCCGAATACTCCTCCTGGTCATACTCCCTGATCAATTCCAGATACTCTCTCAACACCCTCTCCGATAGACCGCTGATCAGACGGATCTCCTTCTCCCCGTACCCCTCTTCCTTCAAAATCAATACCCTCGCGAAATCCTTGATGTATCTTAAGATCGCTTCCGAACTGTGCTTCGTCCTCCGGGATATCTCCGTGTATTCATACCCCTTCAGGTACAGCTCCACGATCCTCTTCTTGTGACTCGTCCCTGGTCCGATGTCCTTCCATCTGCCTCGGGTCAACACCACCTCCCCTTCTTTTTCCAGCTCCCGAATGTGTCGGATGATCGTTCTCAAGCTCTCCCCCAAAAGAACAGAAAGATCCGGTTGGGTGAGGAGAACCCCCTGATGAAATGCCTCCCCCGTCAGCCTTAATATCCTCTTCCTCAAAAGCTCCTTCTGACTTATACACTGACAGTCCTCCGGTGAATAAAGCGTGAGTCTCACAGGGATCAACTTCATCTCCTCAATCTTGACTCCAGGAGGAATCTCCTTGGA
This window of the Acidobacteriota bacterium genome carries:
- a CDS encoding DUF1670 domain-containing protein, which translates into the protein MREEIRSQARDCWDSVYRRQISQQLYQEFQGEYAFPRAVCRSLSELFESYLDLYFGSKRKEGEIIFHGVSKEIPPGVKIEEMKLIPVRLTLYSPEDCQCISQKELLRKRILRLTGEAFHQGVLLTQPDLSVLLGESLRTIIRHIRELEKEGEVVLTRGRWKDIGPGTSHKKRIVELYLKGYEYTEISRRTKHSSEAILRYIKDFARVLILKEEGYGEKEIRLISGLSERVLREYLELIREYDQEEYSERLDQLREIYRKKRKVKEIQRKKTRKGSVRSRRSKR
- a CDS encoding DUF1670 domain-containing protein, producing MRVPPMIENKVNHSIKGAIIDLLKKEYQFIAGEKIQEMFAQDILKVMDRCWKDPWRMEVGQVLWYGAKKEEKPHYGRGSKNTSLTPVVLTLISSEDLERKQQGYSDREIKEKKMARLFREAFEQGALLTHSDLAFLLHLSTGTVSKQVREYMEKTGEILPSRGIVHDIGRAVTHKKIIIRLYREGYQTPEIARKTSHSEEACDRYIKAYRKVLTLSKKLKPEEISRTLEMSLSLVREYLELSNEKEGE